In the Fibrobacter sp. genome, one interval contains:
- a CDS encoding class II fructose-bisphosphate aldolase, with the protein SRLAMTAAIRKYFDEHPEHFDPRQYLKPARENMQKMYEHKIVDVLGSNDKL; encoded by the coding sequence CAGCCGTCTCGCCATGACTGCCGCTATCCGTAAGTATTTCGACGAACATCCGGAACACTTCGACCCGCGCCAGTACCTCAAGCCGGCTCGCGAAAACATGCAGAAGATGTACGAACACAAGATCGTCGACGTTCTTGGTTCTAACGATAAGCTGTAA